Proteins encoded together in one Ralstonia insidiosa window:
- a CDS encoding ribose-phosphate pyrophosphokinase, which produces MEPLTSLRTFSGKPQRRVVLALPGNQAAAARLAVPLAAEIGHAELKRFPDGEFHVRLQTPVSDADVVIVCTLDRPDDKVMALLWLAIAAHQGGAARVGLVAPYLAYMRQDAIFQPGEICAAQHFAELLTRYFDWLVAVDPHLHRIPNLSDIYGVPAAAVQAAPAVAAWVQAHVTKPLLVGPDEESRQWVEHVANLCGAPWTVLSKTRHSAWRVEVSAVRSDLQAERTPVLVDDIISTGRTMIAAANQLRRAGLPHPICVAVHAVFSADAYSELSAVAADVVTCDTIAHPTNRIELTEPIVVAISNMFDLPLPTATRCLVR; this is translated from the coding sequence ATGGAACCCCTTACGTCACTTCGTACGTTCTCGGGCAAGCCGCAAAGGCGCGTCGTACTGGCTTTGCCAGGCAATCAGGCCGCAGCCGCCAGGCTCGCCGTGCCGCTGGCAGCCGAAATCGGACACGCCGAGCTGAAACGCTTTCCGGATGGTGAATTCCACGTGAGGCTGCAAACGCCCGTGAGCGACGCTGACGTGGTCATCGTCTGCACGCTGGATAGGCCGGACGACAAGGTCATGGCACTGCTGTGGCTTGCCATTGCCGCCCACCAGGGTGGGGCAGCCCGTGTTGGACTGGTCGCACCGTATTTGGCCTATATGCGGCAAGACGCCATCTTCCAGCCGGGGGAGATCTGCGCGGCACAGCATTTTGCCGAGTTGCTGACGCGCTATTTCGATTGGTTGGTCGCAGTCGACCCTCACCTGCATCGCATTCCGAACCTGTCGGACATCTATGGTGTGCCCGCTGCCGCAGTGCAGGCGGCACCCGCCGTGGCTGCGTGGGTGCAGGCCCACGTCACCAAACCACTGCTGGTTGGGCCAGATGAGGAAAGCCGACAATGGGTTGAACACGTGGCCAACCTCTGCGGTGCGCCCTGGACGGTTCTGAGCAAGACGCGCCACAGCGCCTGGCGCGTGGAGGTGTCGGCAGTCCGATCCGATTTGCAGGCGGAGCGCACGCCTGTATTGGTCGACGACATCATCTCCACCGGCCGCACCATGATTGCAGCGGCCAACCAGTTACGCAGGGCAGGGCTGCCGCACCCCATATGCGTAGCCGTCCACGCCGTGTTTTCCGCCGATGCCTACAGCGAGCTGAGTGCCGTGGCAGCCGATGTGGTTACCTGCGACACCATCGCCCACCCCACCAACCGCATCGAGCTGACGGAACCCATTGTCGTGGCGATTTCAAACATGTTTGATCTACCTCTGCCCACCGCTACGCGGTGCCTTGTACGGTAG
- a CDS encoding DUF1488 domain-containing protein, with protein sequence MKQIEFQACEPIYCAAGPTLLCGASVDGNNATYAITAEALEDHFGARSCRSEDLVQAFSGHRNDIEAVARAMFEMTGSKQITLHSGHFRFRL encoded by the coding sequence ATGAAACAGATCGAATTCCAGGCTTGCGAGCCAATCTACTGCGCGGCGGGCCCAACGTTGCTGTGCGGCGCCTCGGTGGATGGCAATAACGCCACCTATGCCATTACCGCAGAAGCACTCGAAGACCACTTTGGCGCGCGGTCGTGCCGTTCAGAAGATCTCGTGCAGGCTTTCTCCGGCCACCGCAACGATATCGAGGCCGTTGCACGGGCCATGTTTGAGATGACCGGGTCCAAACAGATCACCCTGCACAGCGGCCACTTCCGCTTTCGCCTCTAA
- a CDS encoding thymidine phosphorylase family protein, giving the protein MLVPPEVAALPDRLTFKPLGIDTWQEHVIYMHPDCAICRSEGFTAQARVEVRIGQRSLIATLNMVGSGLLEMCEVSLSVSAGESLMARPGDVVTVSHAPALESLRAVRAKIYGAHLDTHQLASVVSDIAKERYADVHIAAFLSACGGERMSVKETIDLTQAMVDTGERLKWDRAIVADKHCVGGLPGNRTSPIVVAIAAAAGLLLPKTSSRAITSPAGTADTMETLTRVALSATELRRVVDRVGASLAWGGALSLSPADDVLIRVERALDVDSDAQLVASILSKKIAAGSTHVLIDVPVGPTAKVRRLQDLERLRMLLERVARAFGVHVMIVRTDGAQPVGRGIGPALEARDVLAVLQRSPTAPFDLRERSLLLAAVLLEFCEAAEQGAGLQLATGLLDSGAAWRKFEEICEAQGGLRVPGEAIFRHDVVAEQDGIVTEIDNRHLARIAKLAGAPVRQVAGVEMHARLHDQVQAGQPLFAIHAQASGELEYSSAYARMHSAVSLTPIEHAGVYSPVLPACQQGH; this is encoded by the coding sequence ATGCTTGTTCCGCCTGAGGTAGCGGCGCTGCCGGACCGGCTGACCTTCAAGCCCCTGGGCATCGACACCTGGCAGGAGCATGTCATCTATATGCATCCGGACTGTGCGATCTGCCGGTCGGAAGGGTTCACCGCGCAGGCGCGGGTAGAGGTACGGATTGGTCAGCGGTCCTTGATTGCCACGCTCAATATGGTCGGTTCAGGGCTGCTGGAGATGTGCGAGGTCAGCCTGTCCGTCAGTGCCGGCGAGTCGCTGATGGCAAGGCCTGGTGATGTGGTGACGGTCAGCCACGCCCCCGCGCTGGAGTCGTTGCGGGCGGTGCGCGCCAAGATTTACGGGGCGCATCTGGATACGCACCAACTGGCAAGCGTCGTGAGCGATATCGCCAAGGAGCGCTATGCCGATGTCCACATCGCAGCATTCCTGAGCGCTTGCGGCGGCGAGCGCATGAGCGTCAAAGAGACCATCGACCTGACGCAGGCCATGGTCGACACGGGTGAGCGTCTCAAATGGGACCGCGCCATCGTGGCGGACAAGCATTGCGTGGGCGGCCTGCCCGGCAACCGCACGAGCCCAATCGTAGTGGCCATTGCGGCGGCGGCGGGTTTGCTGCTGCCCAAGACGTCTTCACGCGCGATCACCTCGCCTGCCGGCACCGCCGATACGATGGAAACCCTCACCCGCGTAGCGTTGAGCGCCACGGAGTTGCGGCGCGTCGTTGATCGGGTGGGGGCTTCACTGGCGTGGGGCGGTGCGCTGAGCCTGAGCCCCGCAGACGATGTGCTGATCCGCGTGGAGCGGGCGCTGGATGTCGACAGCGATGCCCAACTGGTGGCCTCCATCCTGTCGAAGAAGATCGCGGCTGGGTCGACCCACGTGCTGATCGACGTGCCGGTGGGGCCAACGGCCAAGGTGCGCCGCCTGCAGGATCTGGAGCGTTTGCGCATGCTGCTCGAACGCGTAGCGCGAGCGTTTGGCGTGCATGTCATGATCGTGCGTACCGATGGCGCTCAACCCGTAGGGCGTGGCATTGGCCCGGCGCTTGAAGCGCGAGACGTTCTGGCCGTGCTGCAGCGCTCGCCAACGGCACCGTTTGACTTGCGGGAACGGTCATTGCTGCTGGCCGCGGTGCTGCTGGAGTTCTGTGAGGCGGCAGAGCAGGGTGCGGGGCTTCAACTGGCGACGGGCTTGCTTGACAGTGGCGCTGCGTGGCGCAAGTTCGAGGAGATCTGCGAAGCGCAAGGCGGGCTGCGCGTACCGGGCGAAGCGATCTTCCGTCACGATGTTGTTGCTGAGCAGGATGGCATCGTGACCGAGATCGACAACCGGCATCTCGCCCGTATCGCCAAGCTTGCCGGTGCACCGGTACGCCAAGTGGCCGGTGTGGAAATGCACGCGAGGTTGCATGATCAGGTTCAGGCGGGGCAGCCGCTCTTTGCCATTCACGCCCAGGCGTCGGGCGAGCTGGAGTATTCCTCAGCCTATGCGCGGATGCACTCGGCGGTATCTCTAACCCCAATTGAGCATGCTGGCGTGTACTCGCCTGTACTACCGGCTTGTCAGCAAGGGCACTGA